The genomic region GGTATCGTCCTCGATCGCGGCGAGGCGGTCGAGGATGGGCATGACGGTGGGGGTGGGGTCCCACCGCCCGTTGACGCTGGGGTCCATGAAGGAATCGGCGCAGCCGCCGAGGAGGCCGGCGGCGGCGATGGCCGTGCCGGCGGCGATGCGGAGAACCTTGGCCTGACTCTTCACCTGACCGATCTCATTCTTCAAGACCCGCTCCTTTGACTTGGCCGCGGCCGCGTGACCCCTGGTCGCTAGCGTCCGCTCACCGGGCGTCCTACCCCGTCACTATGCCCCCGACTTGGTCGCCTTGCCGGACGACCTGGCGGAGGAGCCCATCATAGATCCCCCACCCGGTGTTTCCCCTTCCCAGAGGGAGGGGCCGACAACTACCGATCGTCCGATAGAGGCGGCTTCATGAGTTCGCCTGCACAGGCTATCGGAATGGGCGGCCTGACGGGGCGACCTGGTGAGGGGCCCGGGCGGGGGGACCGGCTGAGGGGACGGGGAACCCGGCAGGTACGCTGCCCGGGTCCAGCTGGTTTGCCCTAGAGTCCTTTCACATGACCGCCGGCCAGCCCTCTGCTCAACCTGATGTCGCTTCGCCCGCGGGCGCAAGTCCTGCCGACCCAATCGCCCGGACGCTCGCGCGTCACCCGCGCCCGCTGGGTGGCGATCCGCTGAAGATGGTCGATCGGCCGGTGCTGTCGCTTTCGGACCGGATCATCAACAACCAGGGCGGGGCCAAGGACCAGATCGCGGTAAAGCGCAAGCCGCCCTGGCTGCGGGCGAAGGTGCCGGGGGGCCCGGGGTACAACCGCCTGCGCGGGATCATGAGCGAGCACAAGCTGCACACCGTGTGCGAGGAGGCGGGCTGCCCGAACATGGGCGAGTGCTGGGCCCGCGGGGTCGCCACAATCATGATCCTGGGGGACACGTGCACGCGGGCGTGCGGGTTCTGCAATGTGAAGACGGGGCGGCCGCAGCCTCTGGACAAGGACGAGCCGCGCCGCGTGGCCGAGAGTCTCGCCCTGATGGGGCTCAAGCACGTGGTAGTGACGAGCGTCAACCGCGACGAGCTGCCCGACGGGGGCGCGGGGGTCTGGGCCGAGACGATCATCCGGAGCAAGGAGGCGTGCCCGGAGATGTCGATCGAGGTGCTGATTCCGGACTTCGAGGGGAACTGGGCCGCGCTGCAGATGGTGATCGATGCGCGGCCGCACATCATCAACCACAACCTGGAGACGGTGCGGCGGATGTACCCGGCGGTGCGTCCGAGCGCGAAGTTTGACCGGAGCGTGGAGCTGCTGCGGCGGGTGAAGGAGCAGGGGATCGTCGCGAAGACGGGGATCATGGTGGGGATCGGGGAGCGAGATGACGAGGTGCTGGCGCTGATGGAGGACGTGCAGGCCCGCACTCGCACGCGCGTGAACGGCGGGGCCGAGGACACGATGGACATCCTGACCATCGGGCAGTACCTGCAGCCGACGCGCAACCACCTGCCCCTGGACCGCTGGGTGACTCCGGAGCAGTTTGAGATGTTCCGGCGGGAGGGGCTGGCGCGGGGGTTCAAGGTGGTGGAGTCGGGGCCGCTGGTGCGGTCGAGCTACCACGCGGACCACCAGGCGGATGTGCTGACGGACATCATGAAGATGCGCTGCTGAGCCGTACGCCGATAGGACGCATAGGACTCATATGAGGCATAGGAGAGGCCATGGATGATGGTGCCTTCCTGAGGGCGTTCCGTGCGCAGCAGATTCCGGCCGTGGAGTGGACGCACCGGGCGCACGTGTGGGCCGCGTACCTGATGCTGCTGGAGATGCCGCTGGGGGATGCAGTCGCCGCGATGCGCGAGGGGATCAAGAAGCTGAACGCGGCTCATGGCCTGGTGGAAACGCCCGAGCGCGGGTACCACGAGACTCTGACGCGGGCGTGGGTGACGGTGATCGATTCGACTGTGCGATCGCGGGGGCGGGCGGAGTCCTTCGAGGCGTTCGCGGCGGAGCACCCGCACCTCTTGTGTGTACGACGCTGCGGCTGTTCTATTCGCCGTCGGGGATGCCGGCGCGGGCGCGGTATGAGTGGGTGGAGCCTGACTTGGCGCCGCTGCCGCGGTGAGCTCCGGTTTGGTTAGTAAGGGTCTGATCTGAACCGGGTTGCACCGCGAGGCGCTGCACGCTTGACTACGCAGGCCCGTTTGGCTAGTGTGCACTAACCCGCATCTCTCTCTGGAGAACACCGATGAAGACGCTGCTTGCTGCTTTGCTCGTCCTTGCCGCGATGATCGTGACCGGTTGCTCGACGCCCTCGCTGAACGCGCTGGCGTCGGATGAGACGGTCGTGGCTGACACGGGGATCGTGGGCACGTGGGAACCGGTGAACGAGGACGGCAAGGAGGCGGAGGAGTACTACGTCGTCTCGGATGCGGGCGAGAAGACGTACACGGTCAAGCTCGTCAAGGAGGGTGAGGAGAAGGGCATGCAGTTCTCGATGCAGCTGGTGAAGCTTGGGGATCACCAG from Phycisphaerales bacterium harbors:
- the lipA gene encoding lipoyl synthase; its protein translation is MTAGQPSAQPDVASPAGASPADPIARTLARHPRPLGGDPLKMVDRPVLSLSDRIINNQGGAKDQIAVKRKPPWLRAKVPGGPGYNRLRGIMSEHKLHTVCEEAGCPNMGECWARGVATIMILGDTCTRACGFCNVKTGRPQPLDKDEPRRVAESLALMGLKHVVVTSVNRDELPDGGAGVWAETIIRSKEACPEMSIEVLIPDFEGNWAALQMVIDARPHIINHNLETVRRMYPAVRPSAKFDRSVELLRRVKEQGIVAKTGIMVGIGERDDEVLALMEDVQARTRTRVNGGAEDTMDILTIGQYLQPTRNHLPLDRWVTPEQFEMFRREGLARGFKVVESGPLVRSSYHADHQADVLTDIMKMRC